A stretch of Microbulbifer bruguierae DNA encodes these proteins:
- a CDS encoding TolC family protein, which yields MGYALRALGPLVPALLICAFALPARAQLNLESALQLAREQDPQTAAAIAAAKATAEDAVADGQWEDPRLKLGIANLPTDTFAFDDQPMTQKVIGISQKLPRGDSAGLAGARGAHVAEAGFASAGDMALLLERDVGLAFLSLSEQLRVRELLTENRRWMQELVGYNRARLASAQIQSQQLLQSQLALARLDDRIAQIDGEISRARGELSRWIGGAAWQALNPEPPAWRDTREWLSAQTLPVPLALIEQHPAVAASNARVAAERMNVALAQQAYKPQFGVDLSYGQRERTPMSDGSDFASVTVTFDLPLFRQNRQDRRLAASHARESAGMLQRQNLLQQMHAELNGAVAMAQNLDRRRREYREELLAQAEATADAVLKGYAANTADLDAVIAARMDAIEAQISAARLTYGYFRALARIRYLRALDAPSPGDAVGNFK from the coding sequence ATGGGATATGCATTGCGCGCCCTGGGGCCCCTGGTCCCAGCGCTGCTGATTTGTGCTTTCGCCCTGCCCGCCCGGGCACAGTTGAATCTGGAGAGCGCCCTGCAACTGGCGCGGGAACAGGACCCGCAGACCGCTGCGGCAATTGCTGCGGCGAAGGCCACAGCGGAAGATGCCGTGGCCGACGGGCAGTGGGAAGACCCCAGACTTAAGCTGGGCATCGCCAACCTGCCCACCGACACCTTCGCCTTCGACGACCAGCCGATGACCCAGAAAGTCATCGGGATCAGTCAGAAACTACCTCGCGGCGATTCCGCCGGACTGGCGGGTGCGCGCGGTGCCCATGTGGCAGAGGCGGGTTTTGCCAGTGCCGGGGATATGGCGTTGCTGCTGGAGCGGGATGTGGGCCTGGCGTTTCTCTCCCTGTCGGAGCAACTGCGAGTACGCGAACTGCTGACGGAGAACCGGCGCTGGATGCAGGAGTTGGTGGGCTATAACCGCGCGCGCCTGGCCAGTGCCCAGATCCAGTCCCAGCAGCTGCTGCAATCCCAGCTGGCGCTGGCGCGTCTGGACGATCGCATCGCGCAAATCGATGGCGAGATCAGTCGCGCTCGCGGCGAGCTCAGTCGCTGGATCGGCGGCGCTGCGTGGCAAGCCCTGAATCCCGAACCGCCGGCGTGGCGGGACACCCGCGAATGGCTCTCAGCGCAGACTTTGCCGGTACCCCTGGCGCTGATCGAGCAGCACCCGGCCGTTGCTGCCAGCAACGCGCGCGTCGCTGCGGAGCGGATGAATGTGGCCCTGGCCCAGCAAGCCTACAAGCCCCAGTTCGGGGTGGACCTGAGCTACGGCCAGCGCGAGCGAACCCCTATGAGCGACGGTTCCGACTTCGCCAGTGTCACGGTCACCTTTGACCTGCCGCTGTTTCGCCAGAACCGCCAGGATCGCCGCCTGGCCGCCAGCCACGCACGGGAAAGTGCCGGCATGCTGCAGCGCCAGAACCTGCTGCAACAGATGCACGCGGAACTGAATGGCGCCGTGGCCATGGCGCAGAACCTGGATCGCCGCCGGCGCGAATACCGCGAGGAACTGCTGGCCCAGGCGGAAGCCACTGCCGATGCCGTGCTCAAGGGCTATGCCGCTAACACCGCGGATCTGGATGCAGTCATCGCCGCGCGCATGGACGCGATCGAGGCACAGATCAGCGCGGCGCGCCTCACCTATGGCTACTTCCGCGCCCTCGCCCGTATTCGCTACTTGCGCGCGCTCGATGCCCCTTCCCCTGGCGACGCCGTCGGCAACTTCAAATAA
- a CDS encoding efflux RND transporter periplasmic adaptor subunit: protein MNKVKLAAFALIALIALIALVVGVLIGRGLTTGDNAPQHASPGAAAEKKILYWVAPMDPNFRRDKPGKSPMGMDLIPVYEGEEGDAAPGTVNISPQVESNLGVRTARAEKGPVTTRVETVGLVQLDEDKLHHIHTRLSGWVHKSWVKAVGDHVKQGQPLLEIYSPELVKAQSELVAALESGNRTLIEATRERLNSLGVPAEQVREVTRSRKVSQNITLFAPIHGYVNEFAARDGMYITPAATLMSIGPLESVWVEGELFPKQGAQVRVGDTATLFGDFAPGRSWRGELVHILPDLDPKTRTLRVRVLVPNADKSLRPGMFVRLQLDGPQVDTLTVPRSALIRTGEMDRVVIAEGGGRYRSVRVRAGRELGDRVEILEGIEAGTEVVVSAQFLIDSESSISADLQRIGGDPQDKRGEPAATADTAWAEARVLSMPDDNHYARLEHGPVSAWDWPGMVMGFYVAEPAQAALRAALDSGASLRVQMRKREDGNYEVIATRALASGDGAHEGMNHDGMDHEDMNHDGMNDEDGGQGEVDHSQMDHGSMSHDHTQEPQK, encoded by the coding sequence ATGAACAAAGTAAAACTCGCCGCCTTTGCCCTGATTGCCCTGATTGCCCTGATTGCCCTGGTCGTGGGCGTGCTGATTGGCCGCGGCCTGACCACCGGCGATAACGCCCCGCAACACGCGAGCCCGGGCGCGGCGGCAGAAAAAAAAATTCTCTACTGGGTCGCACCCATGGACCCCAATTTTCGTCGCGACAAGCCCGGCAAGTCGCCCATGGGGATGGACCTGATCCCGGTGTACGAAGGTGAGGAAGGTGACGCGGCACCCGGTACCGTCAATATCTCGCCGCAGGTGGAAAGCAATCTCGGCGTACGTACCGCGCGCGCGGAAAAAGGCCCGGTGACCACCCGCGTGGAGACCGTGGGGCTGGTGCAGCTGGATGAGGACAAGCTACATCACATCCACACGCGCCTGAGTGGCTGGGTGCACAAGAGCTGGGTCAAGGCGGTGGGTGACCACGTCAAGCAGGGACAGCCGCTGCTGGAAATCTATTCGCCGGAACTGGTGAAGGCCCAGAGTGAGCTGGTGGCGGCATTGGAGAGCGGCAACCGCACCCTGATCGAAGCCACCCGCGAGCGCCTCAACAGTCTCGGGGTGCCGGCCGAGCAGGTGCGCGAGGTCACCCGCTCGCGCAAGGTGAGCCAGAACATCACCCTGTTTGCGCCGATTCACGGCTATGTGAATGAATTTGCCGCCCGCGATGGCATGTACATCACCCCCGCCGCCACCCTGATGAGCATCGGTCCGCTGGAATCCGTATGGGTCGAGGGCGAGCTGTTCCCGAAACAGGGCGCACAGGTGCGCGTGGGCGACACCGCGACCCTGTTCGGGGATTTCGCACCCGGCCGCAGCTGGCGCGGGGAGCTGGTGCATATCCTGCCGGATCTCGATCCGAAGACCCGCACACTGCGCGTGCGGGTACTGGTGCCGAATGCGGATAAATCCCTGCGTCCGGGCATGTTCGTGCGCCTGCAGCTGGACGGCCCGCAGGTGGATACGTTAACCGTGCCGCGCAGCGCGCTGATCCGCACGGGTGAGATGGATCGCGTGGTAATTGCCGAGGGCGGTGGCCGCTACCGCTCGGTGCGGGTGCGTGCCGGCCGCGAGCTGGGCGATCGGGTGGAGATTCTCGAAGGCATTGAGGCGGGTACCGAGGTGGTGGTCTCGGCCCAGTTCCTGATCGACTCGGAATCCAGCATCAGCGCCGATCTGCAACGCATTGGCGGTGATCCGCAAGATAAACGCGGCGAACCGGCGGCGACTGCGGATACGGCGTGGGCTGAGGCCAGGGTGCTCAGCATGCCCGATGACAACCACTACGCGCGCCTCGAGCACGGGCCGGTGTCGGCCTGGGACTGGCCCGGCATGGTAATGGGCTTCTATGTGGCGGAGCCGGCGCAGGCTGCACTGCGTGCGGCGCTCGACAGCGGTGCGAGCCTCCGGGTACAGATGCGCAAGCGGGAGGACGGCAACTACGAAGTGATCGCCACCCGCGCGCTGGCCAGTGGCGATGGGGCCCATGAAGGCATGAACCACGACGGCATGGACCACGAAGACATGAATCACGATGGCATGAACGACGAAGACGGCGGTCAGGGTGAGGTGGATCACTCGCAGATGGATCACGGCTCCATGTCCCATGACCACACCCAGGAGCCACAGAAATGA
- a CDS encoding efflux RND transporter permease subunit: protein MITRIIYWSLHNRALVLIGAVALALAGLYSLRNTPVDALPDLSDVQVIVKTSYPGQAPQVVEDQVTYPLTTAMLSVPGAHTVRGYSFFGDSYVYVIFDDDVDLYWARSRVLEYLSQVAPRLPQAATPELGPDATGVGWIYSYTLVDRSGQHDLAQLRSLQDWFLKYELQTLPGVSEVATVGGMVRQYQVQVDPLRLRAYDLTLAQVQAAIERGNRESGASVVEMAEAEYMVRASGYIQSVEDLRELPLMVNASGTPLLLRDVADVHLGPQMRRGLSELDGEGEAVGGVIVMRYGENARAVIDHVRARLNELQRSLPEGVEIVPTYDRSELIDSAVDNLWQKLLEEFIVVALVCALFLFHLRSSLVIAISLPLGIVGAFIVMHLQGINANIMSLGGIAIAIGAMVDGAIVMIENLHKHMERTPLTEQNRWQVVGEAASEVGPPLFFSLLIITLSFLPVFALEGQEGRLFAPLAYTKTYAMAVAAGLAITLVPVLMGYLVRGDVKPEQANPINRAFTAAYRPMLELAIRHPRWVIGVALLLLASSLYPLSRTGSEFMPPLDEGDIMYMPSTHPGISIGKARELLQQTDKMIMQVPEVAQVWGKMGRAETATDPAPLTMVETIVRFKPRDQWRPGMTPEKLREELDAAVQLPGVTNAWVMPIKTRIDMLATGIKTPVGIKIAGPDLHKIENIGTRLESLVGGVPGTTSVFAERVEGGRYIDIEIDRSTAARYGLNIQDVQTVIDTAVGGKKVGETVEGLERYPINLRYPQAWRDSPESLRGLPLVAPNGTHLSLGDVAKIEVQGGPPMIKTENARPNGWVYIDIHGRDLGSWVAEAQKLVAQELELPPGYALAWSGQYEYMERARERLGLLLPITLGIIVLLLYFSFRHVGEVLVIMGTLPLALIGGLWLLYWLGYNLSVAVGVGFIALAGVAVEIGVIMLVYLNQAWKQAQIESEADDRRPTLDDLRNAIRSGAGQRMRPVLMTTATVFIGLVPVMIGSGVGSEVMQRIAAPMVGGMVSAMLLTLVVLPAVYRLWKARGL from the coding sequence ATGATCACGCGCATCATTTACTGGTCCCTGCACAACCGCGCGCTGGTGTTGATCGGTGCCGTGGCATTGGCCCTCGCCGGTCTCTACAGCCTGCGCAATACGCCGGTGGACGCACTGCCGGATCTGTCTGATGTGCAGGTGATCGTGAAGACCAGCTACCCGGGCCAGGCGCCACAAGTGGTGGAGGATCAGGTCACCTACCCCCTCACCACCGCCATGCTCAGCGTCCCCGGTGCGCATACAGTGCGGGGCTACTCGTTTTTCGGCGATTCCTATGTTTACGTGATTTTCGACGACGATGTTGACCTGTACTGGGCGAGATCCCGGGTCCTGGAATACCTGAGCCAGGTGGCCCCGCGCCTGCCGCAAGCGGCAACCCCGGAGCTGGGTCCGGACGCCACCGGAGTGGGCTGGATCTACAGCTATACGCTGGTGGACCGCAGTGGCCAGCACGATCTGGCGCAGTTGCGCTCGCTGCAGGACTGGTTCCTCAAATACGAGCTGCAGACCCTGCCCGGGGTGTCCGAAGTGGCCACCGTCGGCGGCATGGTGCGCCAGTACCAGGTGCAGGTGGACCCTCTGCGCCTGCGCGCCTACGACCTGACCCTGGCCCAGGTGCAGGCGGCGATCGAGCGTGGCAACCGCGAGTCCGGCGCCTCGGTGGTGGAGATGGCGGAAGCGGAATACATGGTGCGGGCCAGCGGCTACATCCAGAGCGTGGAAGACCTGCGGGAGCTGCCGCTGATGGTCAACGCCAGCGGCACCCCGCTGCTGCTGCGGGATGTGGCCGATGTACACCTGGGGCCGCAGATGCGCCGCGGCCTGTCGGAGCTCGACGGCGAGGGCGAGGCGGTGGGCGGCGTGATCGTGATGCGCTACGGCGAAAATGCCCGCGCGGTGATCGACCACGTGCGCGCACGGCTGAATGAGTTGCAGCGCAGCCTGCCGGAAGGCGTGGAAATCGTCCCCACCTACGATCGCAGCGAGCTGATCGACAGCGCTGTGGATAACCTGTGGCAAAAGTTGCTGGAGGAGTTCATCGTGGTGGCGCTGGTGTGCGCCCTGTTCCTGTTTCACCTGCGCTCGTCGCTGGTGATCGCCATCAGCCTGCCGCTGGGCATCGTCGGTGCGTTTATCGTGATGCACCTGCAGGGCATCAACGCCAACATCATGAGCCTCGGCGGCATTGCCATTGCCATTGGGGCGATGGTGGATGGCGCTATCGTGATGATCGAGAACCTGCACAAGCATATGGAGCGCACCCCGCTTACGGAGCAAAACCGCTGGCAGGTAGTGGGTGAGGCGGCCAGCGAAGTGGGGCCGCCGCTGTTTTTCAGCCTGCTGATCATCACCCTCAGCTTCCTGCCGGTGTTCGCGCTGGAAGGCCAGGAAGGACGGCTGTTCGCACCGCTGGCCTACACCAAAACCTACGCCATGGCCGTCGCTGCCGGCCTCGCCATCACCCTGGTGCCGGTGCTGATGGGCTACCTGGTGCGCGGGGACGTGAAGCCGGAGCAGGCCAACCCCATCAACCGCGCCTTCACCGCGGCCTATCGGCCGATGCTGGAGCTGGCCATCCGCCATCCCAGATGGGTCATCGGTGTGGCATTGCTGCTGCTCGCCAGTAGCCTGTATCCCCTGTCCCGCACCGGCAGCGAGTTTATGCCGCCGCTGGATGAGGGCGACATCATGTACATGCCCAGCACCCATCCGGGTATTTCCATCGGCAAGGCGCGCGAACTGCTTCAGCAGACCGACAAGATGATCATGCAGGTGCCGGAAGTGGCACAGGTGTGGGGCAAAATGGGCCGCGCTGAGACCGCCACCGATCCGGCGCCGCTGACCATGGTGGAGACCATCGTGCGCTTCAAGCCCCGCGACCAGTGGCGCCCGGGCATGACCCCGGAAAAACTGCGCGAGGAACTGGATGCGGCGGTGCAGTTGCCGGGCGTGACCAATGCCTGGGTGATGCCGATCAAGACCCGTATCGACATGCTGGCCACCGGCATCAAGACCCCGGTGGGGATCAAGATTGCCGGCCCCGACCTGCACAAAATTGAAAACATCGGCACCCGCCTGGAGTCCCTGGTGGGCGGGGTCCCGGGCACTACGTCGGTGTTTGCCGAGCGGGTCGAGGGCGGGCGCTATATCGATATCGAGATCGACCGCAGTACTGCGGCTCGCTACGGCCTGAATATCCAGGACGTGCAGACGGTGATCGACACCGCGGTGGGCGGCAAGAAAGTCGGCGAAACCGTAGAGGGGTTGGAGCGCTACCCGATCAACCTGCGTTATCCACAGGCCTGGCGGGACTCACCAGAGAGTTTACGGGGGCTGCCTCTGGTTGCCCCGAACGGTACCCACCTGTCCCTGGGGGATGTGGCGAAAATCGAGGTGCAGGGCGGTCCGCCGATGATCAAGACCGAGAATGCGCGTCCCAATGGCTGGGTGTATATCGACATTCACGGTCGCGACCTGGGCTCGTGGGTGGCGGAGGCCCAGAAGCTGGTGGCGCAGGAGCTGGAGTTGCCTCCGGGTTATGCGCTGGCCTGGTCCGGGCAGTACGAATATATGGAGCGCGCGCGCGAGCGGCTCGGGCTGCTGCTGCCAATCACTCTCGGGATCATCGTGCTGTTGCTGTACTTCAGCTTCCGCCATGTGGGCGAGGTACTGGTGATCATGGGCACCCTGCCGCTGGCGCTGATCGGTGGCCTGTGGCTGCTGTACTGGCTGGGTTACAACCTGTCGGTGGCGGTGGGTGTGGGTTTCATCGCGCTGGCCGGGGTGGCGGTGGAGATCGGCGTGATCATGCTGGTGTACCTCAATCAGGCCTGGAAGCAGGCGCAGATAGAAAGTGAAGCCGACGATCGCAGACCGACTCTGGACGACTTGCGCAATGCCATCCGCAGCGGTGCGGGCCAGCGGATGCGTCCGGTACTGATGACCACCGCGACGGTCTTTATTGGCCTGGTGCCGGTGATGATTGGTTCGGGAGTCGGCTCTGAAGTGATGCAGCGGATTGCGGCTCCGATGGTGGGGGGGATGGTCAGTGCGATGCTTCTGACGCTTGTGGTTTTGCCAGCGGTTTATCGTCTGTGGAAAGCCCGGGGGTTGTGA